In a genomic window of Acidobacteriota bacterium:
- a CDS encoding universal stress protein, producing MAILCAVDFSRASALALVQADRIATTFRQPLTVVTVGDPLLAAAEHVQSGNPPVAVLREALAAFVEEALGAGTRARHELRALVGDPARGVLETADAVDAPLVVVSTRGASGVSKFMFGSTAERILRSTTRPLLVVPPSVEGGPMRTIGALREVLAPVDFHDHALDDARLADRVARASQARLRLLHVVPAVDAGRWSVLRAPIADRLASQSDGAHATAMDAARAALDALGEALGGTPEPTLELAEGAVADRIADVATREDVDLIVMGLRGVTGLIGATRVGSVAYRVLCESPVPVLALPAEARGPDTLAFLGARG from the coding sequence ATGGCGATTCTCTGCGCCGTCGATTTCTCACGCGCGTCGGCCCTGGCACTGGTGCAGGCCGACCGCATCGCGACAACGTTCCGGCAACCGCTGACGGTCGTCACCGTCGGCGATCCGCTGCTGGCTGCCGCCGAACACGTGCAGTCGGGCAATCCACCGGTGGCCGTGCTGCGCGAGGCGCTCGCGGCCTTCGTCGAGGAAGCGCTCGGCGCCGGCACCCGAGCGCGGCACGAGCTGCGCGCGCTCGTCGGCGATCCGGCCAGAGGCGTGCTGGAGACGGCTGACGCCGTCGACGCGCCGCTGGTCGTCGTGTCGACGCGCGGCGCCAGCGGCGTCAGCAAGTTCATGTTCGGATCGACGGCGGAGCGCATCCTGCGAAGCACGACGCGTCCGCTGCTCGTCGTGCCGCCGTCGGTGGAAGGCGGTCCGATGCGCACGATCGGCGCGCTGCGCGAAGTACTCGCGCCCGTCGACTTCCACGATCATGCGCTGGACGATGCGCGGCTCGCGGATCGCGTGGCGCGCGCCAGTCAGGCGCGGCTGCGACTGCTGCACGTGGTGCCGGCCGTCGACGCCGGACGGTGGAGCGTGCTCAGGGCGCCCATCGCCGATCGACTCGCCAGCCAGTCCGATGGCGCGCACGCGACGGCGATGGACGCCGCACGTGCCGCCCTCGATGCGCTCGGTGAGGCGCTCGGCGGTACGCCGGAGCCCACGCTGGAACTCGCCGAAGGAGCGGTGGCGGACCGCATCGCCGACGTTGCCACGCGGGAGGATGTCGACCTGATCGTGATGGGCCTGCGGGGCGTCACGGGGCTGATCGGCGCGACGCGCGTCGGCAGTGTGGCCTATCGTGTCCTCTGCGAATCGCCGGTCCCCGTGCTCGCGCTGCCCGCCGAAGCCCGAGGTCCCGACACCCTCGCGTTCCTCGGCGCGCGCGGTTGA
- a CDS encoding ATP-dependent RecD-like DNA helicase, protein MPLAGDERGAEYLSGHVARVTYHDPDRGFCVLRVEARGRHEPVALVGHVAQVAVGEHIHATGAWVFDRVHGQQFKATWIRVSPPDSPEGIERYLGSGLIKGIGPHLARQLVEAFGTGVFDVIDSDPDRLLDIPGIGRVRARRIVDNWQGQRAVREIMVFLHTHGVSTSRAVRIHRTYGADAVKVLTEDPYRLARDIRGVGFLTADRIARQIGVPADAMVRRRGALQHVLAAAVEQGHCALPARELRERTAALVELSASLIDEAIAEEIDGKTMVAAAIEGEPVYALVTLDAAERVVASRLAARADSARPWPAIDVARALPWVQERLTLSLSPSQRVAVTQALDTGVLVLTGGTGVGKTTVLRAILGILMAKGVRPLLAAPTGRAARRMAEATGLDARTIHRLLEINPQDGRFRRRPGHPLEGDLLVVDESSMVDVMLMAHLLQAMPPSMGLLLVGDADQLPSVGPGQVLADVIASGRIPVARLTEIHRQSAGSRIVVAAHAINAGEMPVFDTGVDGDCFFVDADNPERALQLLLQVVSERIPQRFHLDAVRDVQVLCPMNRGGVGAQALNQSLQRLLNPHGAPAIERHGQRLAVGDKVMQIENDYDKDVYNGDLGVVQAIDADEEHMTVAFDGRAVVFDFGDLDRLVLAYATTVHKAQGSEYPAVVIPVTTQHYPMLQRHLLYTGVTRGKRLVVLVGQMRALAIAVRGVGMRRRWSQLRELLAHA, encoded by the coding sequence TTGCCCCTCGCGGGCGACGAACGTGGTGCCGAGTACCTGTCGGGACACGTTGCCCGCGTCACGTACCACGACCCCGATCGCGGCTTCTGCGTGCTGCGCGTGGAGGCACGCGGGCGTCATGAACCCGTCGCCCTCGTCGGGCACGTCGCGCAGGTCGCGGTAGGGGAGCACATCCACGCGACGGGTGCGTGGGTGTTCGACCGCGTCCACGGCCAGCAGTTCAAGGCCACGTGGATCCGCGTGTCGCCTCCCGATTCCCCTGAAGGCATCGAGCGTTACCTCGGGTCTGGCCTCATCAAGGGCATCGGCCCGCATCTCGCGCGGCAGCTCGTCGAAGCGTTCGGCACCGGCGTCTTCGACGTGATCGACAGCGACCCCGACCGCCTGCTCGACATCCCGGGCATCGGCCGCGTGCGTGCCCGTCGGATCGTCGACAACTGGCAGGGACAGCGCGCGGTGCGCGAGATCATGGTCTTCCTGCACACGCATGGCGTGAGCACGAGCCGTGCGGTCCGGATCCATCGCACCTACGGTGCCGACGCCGTGAAGGTCCTCACCGAGGATCCGTATCGTCTCGCACGCGACATTCGCGGCGTGGGCTTCCTCACCGCCGATCGCATCGCACGCCAGATCGGCGTGCCGGCCGACGCGATGGTGCGACGTCGCGGCGCGCTGCAGCACGTGCTCGCCGCGGCCGTCGAACAGGGGCATTGCGCGCTACCCGCTCGCGAACTGCGCGAGCGCACCGCCGCGCTCGTCGAGTTGTCCGCCTCGCTCATCGACGAGGCGATCGCCGAAGAGATCGACGGCAAGACGATGGTGGCGGCGGCGATCGAGGGTGAGCCGGTATACGCGCTGGTGACGCTGGACGCCGCCGAACGCGTGGTGGCGTCCCGACTGGCCGCGCGTGCCGACAGCGCGCGCCCCTGGCCGGCGATCGACGTCGCGCGCGCGCTGCCATGGGTCCAGGAGCGGCTCACGCTGTCGTTGTCGCCGAGCCAGCGCGTGGCCGTCACGCAGGCTCTCGACACTGGCGTGCTAGTCCTGACAGGTGGCACTGGCGTGGGCAAGACCACGGTGCTGCGCGCCATCCTCGGCATCCTGATGGCCAAGGGCGTGCGTCCGCTGCTCGCCGCGCCAACGGGGCGCGCGGCGCGCCGCATGGCCGAGGCGACGGGCCTCGACGCGCGCACGATCCATCGCCTGCTCGAGATCAACCCGCAGGACGGCAGGTTCCGCCGACGTCCCGGACATCCGCTCGAAGGCGACCTCCTCGTTGTCGACGAGTCGTCGATGGTGGACGTGATGCTGATGGCGCACCTCCTCCAGGCGATGCCGCCATCGATGGGCCTGCTGCTCGTCGGCGACGCGGATCAGTTGCCGTCGGTCGGCCCGGGACAGGTCCTGGCCGACGTGATCGCGTCGGGACGCATTCCCGTCGCACGACTCACGGAGATCCACAGGCAGTCTGCCGGCAGCCGCATCGTGGTCGCCGCGCACGCCATCAACGCCGGTGAGATGCCCGTGTTCGACACGGGTGTGGACGGGGACTGCTTCTTCGTCGACGCCGACAATCCGGAGCGCGCGCTCCAGTTGCTGCTGCAGGTCGTGTCCGAGCGCATCCCGCAGCGATTCCATCTCGACGCGGTCCGTGACGTGCAGGTGCTGTGCCCCATGAACAGGGGCGGCGTGGGCGCGCAGGCGTTGAACCAGTCGCTGCAGCGCCTGCTCAACCCGCATGGGGCGCCGGCCATCGAGCGCCATGGGCAACGCCTTGCCGTCGGCGACAAGGTGATGCAGATCGAGAACGACTACGACAAGGACGTCTACAACGGCGACCTCGGCGTAGTGCAGGCGATCGACGCCGACGAGGAGCACATGACGGTGGCGTTCGACGGGCGCGCCGTGGTGTTCGACTTCGGCGATCTCGACAGGCTCGTGCTCGCGTACGCCACCACCGTGCACAAGGCGCAGGGCTCCGAGTATCCCGCCGTTGTCATTCCCGTCACGACGCAGCACTACCCGATGCTGCAGCGTCATCTGCTCTACACGGGCGTCACGAGGGGCAAGCGGCTGGTCGTGCTCGTCGGCCAGATGCGCGCGCTGGCGATTGCCGTACGCGGCGTCGGGATGCGGCGCCGGTGGTCGCAGTTGCGGGAACTCCTCGCTCACGCTTGA
- a CDS encoding Gfo/Idh/MocA family oxidoreductase — protein sequence MTASPSPFRWGILGVARINRALVGPLASNGHQLLAVASRTLERACTYADEKGIPRAYGSYEALLADPDIDAVYIPVPHAFHVEWAAKAAAAGKHVLVEKPIALESSGVRTLQAAAREHGVVIAEAYMYRHHPLVARACQLAHDGTIGRLQGVRGMFTYVLDREHDTRLNPDHGGGSLWDVGCYPISFARTIVGARPLSVSASARWSPANVDLTFFGQIVFPDAIVAQVHSSFESPFRTEVEIIGSEGRLLIRHPFKPDAVETIEVITAAGTSTITVEGPVLYQGEVDDVREAARTGRAPLVTLEDSLDNTDVLVALAEAARRGTVVAVPQG from the coding sequence GTGACAGCTTCTCCTTCGCCGTTTCGTTGGGGCATCCTCGGCGTTGCCAGGATCAACCGTGCGCTCGTGGGACCGCTGGCCTCCAACGGGCACCAACTGCTGGCCGTTGCGTCGCGCACCCTCGAACGCGCGTGCACGTACGCCGACGAGAAGGGCATCCCACGCGCGTACGGCAGCTACGAGGCATTGCTCGCCGATCCCGACATCGACGCCGTCTACATTCCGGTACCACACGCGTTCCACGTCGAATGGGCCGCGAAGGCCGCTGCGGCCGGCAAGCACGTGCTGGTGGAGAAGCCGATCGCGCTCGAGAGCTCGGGCGTGCGCACGCTGCAGGCGGCCGCGCGTGAGCACGGCGTGGTGATTGCCGAGGCGTACATGTATCGGCATCATCCGCTCGTGGCACGCGCGTGCCAACTCGCGCACGACGGCACGATCGGACGCCTGCAGGGCGTGCGCGGCATGTTCACGTACGTGCTGGACCGCGAGCACGACACGCGGCTGAACCCCGACCACGGCGGCGGGAGTCTGTGGGACGTCGGCTGCTATCCCATCTCGTTCGCGCGCACCATCGTCGGCGCGCGTCCCCTGTCGGTGTCGGCGTCCGCCAGATGGTCGCCTGCGAACGTCGACCTCACGTTCTTCGGGCAGATCGTCTTTCCGGACGCCATCGTCGCGCAGGTCCACAGCAGCTTCGAGTCGCCGTTCAGGACGGAGGTCGAGATCATCGGCAGCGAAGGGCGGCTGTTGATCAGGCATCCGTTCAAGCCTGACGCTGTGGAGACCATCGAGGTGATCACGGCGGCGGGGACGTCCACGATCACCGTCGAAGGCCCCGTGCTCTATCAGGGCGAGGTGGACGATGTGCGCGAGGCCGCGCGGACCGGTCGCGCTCCGCTCGTGACGCTGGAGGACAGCCTCGACAACACGGACGTGCTCGTCGCGCTTGCTGAAGCCGCGCGTCGCGGGACCGTCGTGGCGGTGCCGCAGGGGTGA
- a CDS encoding (Fe-S)-binding protein, whose product MTAASGSRPTRVQVLVTCLVDHFSPDTAEAMVRVLEGQGLEVIVPLDQTCCGQPACNAGARDDAAAMARYTIALLERDPAPVVVPSGSCTDMLVHQAPALLADDPVWVERALALAARTFEFTQFLVDVLGVDAIPCTAHGTLAYHACCHGLRGVGIDRQPRQLLAGVGGARVVPLPEADTCCGFGGLFAVKLPDISGAMLDRKCRQIAASGADTIVVTDVSCAMHMQGGLDRRQQAVRVRHIADVLGGRE is encoded by the coding sequence ATGACTGCGGCTTCCGGGAGCAGGCCCACGCGCGTGCAGGTACTGGTCACCTGCCTCGTCGATCACTTCTCGCCCGACACGGCCGAGGCGATGGTGCGCGTGCTCGAAGGGCAGGGTCTCGAGGTCATCGTGCCGCTGGATCAGACGTGCTGCGGACAGCCCGCGTGCAACGCCGGGGCGCGAGACGATGCGGCGGCGATGGCGCGGTACACGATCGCGCTGCTCGAACGGGATCCGGCACCTGTCGTGGTGCCGTCGGGGTCGTGTACCGACATGCTCGTCCACCAGGCGCCGGCACTCCTCGCCGACGACCCCGTGTGGGTCGAGCGCGCGCTGGCACTCGCCGCACGCACGTTCGAGTTCACGCAGTTCCTCGTGGACGTGCTGGGCGTCGACGCCATCCCGTGCACCGCGCACGGTACGCTCGCGTATCACGCGTGCTGTCACGGACTGCGCGGTGTTGGCATCGACAGGCAGCCGCGGCAACTGCTCGCCGGCGTCGGCGGTGCGCGCGTCGTGCCACTGCCCGAAGCCGACACGTGCTGCGGATTCGGCGGCCTGTTCGCGGTGAAGCTGCCCGACATCTCGGGCGCGATGCTGGACAGGAAGTGCCGCCAGATTGCCGCGTCGGGCGCCGACACGATCGTGGTGACCGACGTCAGCTGCGCGATGCACATGCAGGGCGGGCTCGACAGGCGCCAACAGGCGGTACGCGTGCGCCACATCGCCGACGTGCTCGGAGGCCGGGAGTGA
- a CDS encoding iron-sulfur cluster-binding protein has product MSDRAGHLAPGTGHRDITVGNRQPATGNRSLAAGVDVSPLPFHRRATQAIADASLQIALDRATGRMVDARRTAFGAMPDGDVTRDHVRRIRAHTLANLGRYLDQFVGAATAAGAHVHFAADAAAATRLVVDLARAHDVQRVVKGKSMVSEEVLLNHALEAEGMRVVETDLGEYVVQLDRDVPSHIIAPIIHKTREQVAETFRRELHATDAEVADIPEMTAFARRMLRAEFLAADMGVSGVNFAVAETGSLCLIENEGNGRLSTTAPRLHVALLGLERIVPTTADLTQALRLLARSATGQPLTVYTNVITGPRRAGDPDGPSDLHVVIVDNGRSRLLRTELEEILYCIRCGACLNVCPVYQEIGGHAYGSVYQGPVGAVYTPGAFGLDPWAELPQASSLCGACKDACPVRIDIPRMLLALRADAETGGHTPRWVGDGLHVFRVLATHPRLFRLASAAARRVSNWLGPTGFDRLPGPLAGWTRHRHFPPMARETFTERHRRAPGTGHRAPDSAERQPATGNRQPDSAERQPPTGNRQLDSAERQPPTGNRQSDSAERQPPTGNRQPDSAERAMEQSSHQPHLTAGPALRARPTHVVDLFPRSLREKLDTRGAEVAHPGAFGQEAPTLDVDEAIARFTTACEAVGGRVSRVASTDEAAAVVLDYLTAPEWRRDGCEDAAPFVSWDAAHLPLPDLPALLDARGAPRLDAYVNADQSTRLTDYARLDAAIVGVTGADAALVDTGSVVLLHGEGRGRLVSLLPPIHVVLVRVDRLRATLAEMIAAAPLLPRDSTNVVVVTGPSRTADIEMSLTRGVHGPRLVHVVFVG; this is encoded by the coding sequence ATGAGTGACAGGGCCGGGCACCTGGCACCGGGCACCGGGCATCGGGACATCACTGTCGGCAACCGGCAACCGGCAACCGGCAACCGGAGCCTGGCGGCGGGCGTGGACGTTTCGCCGCTGCCGTTCCACAGACGAGCGACGCAGGCCATCGCCGACGCCAGCCTGCAGATCGCGCTCGACCGCGCGACGGGTCGCATGGTCGACGCGCGCCGCACGGCGTTCGGCGCGATGCCCGACGGCGACGTCACTCGCGATCACGTACGCCGGATTCGCGCGCACACCCTCGCGAATCTCGGTCGATACCTCGACCAGTTCGTCGGGGCAGCGACAGCCGCCGGCGCCCACGTCCACTTCGCCGCCGATGCCGCCGCGGCGACGCGTCTTGTCGTCGACCTGGCGCGCGCGCACGACGTGCAGCGCGTGGTGAAGGGCAAGTCGATGGTGTCCGAGGAGGTCCTGCTCAATCACGCACTCGAAGCCGAAGGCATGCGCGTGGTGGAGACCGATCTCGGCGAATACGTGGTGCAGCTCGATCGCGACGTGCCGTCGCACATCATCGCGCCCATCATCCACAAGACGCGCGAACAGGTGGCCGAGACGTTCAGACGCGAACTGCACGCAACCGACGCGGAGGTCGCAGACATCCCCGAGATGACGGCGTTCGCGCGACGCATGCTGCGCGCCGAGTTCCTCGCCGCGGACATGGGCGTCAGCGGTGTGAACTTCGCCGTGGCCGAGACGGGCTCGCTCTGCCTCATCGAGAACGAAGGCAACGGCCGGCTCTCGACGACGGCACCGCGGCTGCACGTGGCGCTGCTGGGGCTCGAACGCATCGTGCCAACGACGGCGGACCTCACGCAGGCCCTGCGGCTCCTCGCACGCAGCGCGACGGGACAGCCGCTGACGGTGTACACGAACGTCATCACGGGTCCGCGTCGTGCGGGCGATCCGGACGGGCCGTCGGATCTGCACGTCGTGATCGTGGACAACGGCCGCTCGCGCCTGCTGCGCACGGAGCTCGAGGAGATCCTGTACTGCATCAGGTGCGGGGCCTGTCTCAACGTGTGTCCCGTCTATCAGGAGATCGGCGGACACGCGTACGGCAGCGTCTACCAGGGGCCCGTCGGCGCCGTGTACACGCCGGGCGCCTTCGGACTCGATCCGTGGGCCGAACTGCCGCAGGCAAGCAGCCTGTGCGGCGCGTGCAAGGACGCCTGTCCGGTCCGCATCGACATCCCGCGCATGCTCCTCGCGCTGCGTGCCGACGCGGAGACCGGCGGCCACACGCCTCGATGGGTCGGCGATGGCTTACATGTGTTCCGGGTCCTCGCCACGCACCCGCGCCTGTTCAGGCTCGCATCGGCCGCCGCGCGACGCGTGTCGAACTGGCTGGGCCCGACCGGCTTCGACAGGCTCCCGGGGCCGCTTGCCGGCTGGACCCGCCATCGCCACTTCCCGCCCATGGCACGCGAGACGTTCACGGAGCGACACAGACGGGCACCGGGCACCGGGCACCGGGCACCGGACAGCGCGGAACGGCAACCGGCAACCGGCAACCGGCAACCGGACAGCGCGGAACGGCAACCGCCAACCGGCAACCGGCAACTGGACAGCGCGGAACGGCAACCGCCAACCGGCAACCGGCAATCGGACAGTGCGGAGCGGCAACCGCCAACCGGCAACCGGCAACCGGACAGCGCGGAGCGGGCAATGGAACAGAGCAGCCATCAGCCGCATCTCACGGCAGGACCGGCTCTCCGAGCCAGGCCGACACACGTCGTCGATCTGTTCCCTCGATCGCTCAGAGAGAAACTCGACACCCGCGGTGCCGAGGTGGCGCATCCGGGGGCGTTCGGTCAGGAGGCACCCACGCTCGACGTCGACGAGGCGATCGCCCGATTCACCACGGCGTGCGAAGCCGTGGGTGGGCGCGTGTCTCGCGTGGCGTCGACCGACGAGGCGGCCGCCGTGGTGCTCGACTACCTGACAGCGCCGGAGTGGCGCCGCGACGGATGCGAGGACGCCGCACCGTTCGTATCGTGGGACGCCGCGCATCTCCCGCTGCCAGACCTGCCGGCGCTGCTCGACGCGCGCGGCGCGCCGCGCCTCGACGCGTACGTCAACGCCGACCAGTCGACGCGCCTCACCGACTACGCGCGCCTCGACGCCGCCATCGTCGGCGTGACGGGCGCCGATGCGGCGCTCGTCGACACGGGCTCGGTGGTGTTGCTCCACGGCGAGGGACGCGGACGGCTCGTGTCGCTGCTGCCGCCCATCCACGTCGTGCTGGTACGCGTCGACCGCCTGCGTGCGACACTCGCCGAGATGATCGCCGCCGCGCCCCTGCTGCCGCGCGACAGCACCAACGTCGTGGTCGTGACGGGGCCCAGCCGCACCGCGGACATCGAGATGTCGCTCACGCGCGGTGTCCACGGCCCACGTCTCGTCCATGTGGTATTCGTGGGATGA
- a CDS encoding glycerophosphodiester phosphodiesterase, whose product MTHAVLSHDHPLVFAHRGGSRLRPENTIAAFDNGLACGADGLEFDVRLSRDGVVMVHHDETLERTTNGSGPLSAQTADALAQLDAGWHFTDIDGQAWRGRGCTIPRLDEVLARYQDIPIVMELKGRDPDVARQAVAVARAAGAIDRICFAGFEDAVVRTARAEGADIVSSAAREEIRWFLYRSWAACAPRHTAFQAIQAPEKAGRLRVVSPRLVRAATRAGLPVAVWTVDDPADMTRLLDWGVRGLISDRPDLAARAVRQWWAAR is encoded by the coding sequence ATGACCCACGCTGTCCTTTCCCACGACCATCCCCTGGTCTTCGCCCATCGCGGCGGGTCGCGACTGCGGCCGGAGAACACCATCGCGGCCTTCGACAACGGGCTGGCGTGCGGGGCCGACGGGCTGGAGTTCGACGTGCGGTTGTCACGCGATGGCGTGGTGATGGTGCACCACGACGAGACGCTCGAACGCACGACCAACGGCAGCGGACCACTCTCGGCACAGACCGCCGACGCGCTGGCGCAACTCGACGCCGGCTGGCACTTCACGGACATCGACGGCCAGGCGTGGCGCGGCAGGGGCTGCACCATCCCGCGACTCGACGAGGTGCTCGCGCGCTATCAGGACATCCCGATCGTCATGGAGTTGAAGGGGCGCGACCCCGACGTCGCCCGGCAGGCCGTCGCCGTCGCGCGTGCTGCCGGAGCGATCGATCGCATCTGCTTCGCGGGGTTCGAGGACGCGGTGGTCCGCACGGCGCGTGCGGAGGGCGCCGACATCGTGTCCAGCGCGGCGCGCGAAGAGATCCGCTGGTTCCTCTATCGATCGTGGGCCGCATGTGCGCCGCGACACACGGCGTTTCAGGCGATCCAGGCACCGGAGAAGGCGGGCCGCCTGCGTGTGGTCTCGCCGCGACTGGTGCGCGCCGCCACGCGGGCGGGTCTGCCTGTTGCCGTCTGGACCGTGGACGACCCCGCCGACATGACGCGCCTGCTCGACTGGGGCGTGCGCGGACTGATCAGCGATCGTCCCGATCTGGCCGCACGAGCCGTGCGTCAGTGGTGGGCCGCTCGCTGA
- the folE gene encoding GTP cyclohydrolase I FolE → MQTLIRTLLEQLGEDPDREGLRRTPERVEKSLRFLTGGYAADVSQIINGALFTVDYSEMVIVKDIDFYSLCEHHMLPFFGKCHVAYIPRTRVVGLSKIPRLVDVFSRRLQVQERLTNEIAECIREIVDPLGVGVIMQGTHLCMAMRGVEKQNSATVTSAMLGTFRSDARTRAEFLKLAG, encoded by the coding sequence ATGCAGACGCTCATCCGGACCCTGCTGGAACAACTTGGCGAGGATCCTGACAGGGAGGGGCTGCGCAGGACGCCCGAGCGGGTGGAGAAGTCGCTGCGGTTCCTGACCGGCGGATATGCGGCTGACGTCAGCCAGATCATCAACGGCGCGCTCTTCACGGTGGACTACAGCGAGATGGTCATCGTGAAGGACATCGACTTCTACAGCCTCTGTGAGCACCACATGCTGCCGTTCTTCGGCAAGTGCCACGTGGCCTACATCCCGCGCACGCGCGTGGTGGGGCTCAGCAAGATCCCCAGGCTGGTGGACGTCTTCAGCCGCCGCCTCCAGGTGCAGGAGCGCCTCACGAACGAGATCGCCGAGTGCATCCGCGAGATTGTCGATCCCCTGGGCGTTGGCGTGATCATGCAGGGCACGCACCTGTGCATGGCGATGCGCGGCGTGGAGAAGCAGAATTCAGCCACCGTCACCAGCGCCATGCTCGGCACCTTCCGCAGCGATGCCCGGACGCGGGCGGAGTTCCTGAAGCTGGCCGGATGA
- a CDS encoding tetratricopeptide repeat protein — MRVCLKSVSVTAAMVLCVSPHAAGQTLAAADALYARRDDPVAARQAAEHYLTHHRTAPQDFVGSWKLARMSYFLGTQGRDAERRMWLETGMAAAADAIALNETRPEGHFWMAATMGALAESYGLRQGLRYRTRIKQALERVLIIDPSYMEGSADRALGRWYHKVPGLFGGSAARAEQHLRKALTYAPQSSVTLYFLGELYETEGRPAEARRLYQQVLETPVHKEYGPEDRLYKSRAQARLQALGRGRTTGRR; from the coding sequence ATGCGCGTCTGCCTCAAGTCTGTCTCGGTCACGGCTGCGATGGTGCTCTGCGTGTCTCCGCACGCGGCGGGACAGACGCTTGCGGCGGCCGATGCGCTCTACGCGCGGCGTGACGATCCCGTTGCCGCACGACAGGCCGCCGAGCACTACCTGACGCACCACAGGACCGCTCCGCAGGACTTCGTGGGGAGCTGGAAGCTGGCGCGCATGAGCTACTTCCTCGGCACGCAGGGGCGTGACGCCGAGCGCCGCATGTGGCTCGAGACCGGCATGGCCGCGGCGGCCGACGCGATTGCGCTCAACGAGACGCGTCCCGAAGGCCATTTCTGGATGGCCGCCACCATGGGCGCGCTCGCCGAGTCGTACGGCCTGCGTCAGGGACTCAGGTACCGCACACGCATCAAGCAGGCGCTGGAGCGCGTCCTGATCATCGACCCGAGCTACATGGAGGGATCCGCGGACCGGGCCCTCGGCCGCTGGTACCACAAGGTGCCCGGCCTCTTCGGCGGCAGCGCCGCCAGGGCCGAACAGCACCTGCGCAAGGCGCTGACCTACGCCCCGCAATCCTCCGTCACGCTGTACTTCCTCGGCGAACTCTACGAGACCGAGGGCCGTCCGGCCGAGGCACGCCGCCTGTATCAGCAGGTGCTCGAAACGCCGGTTCACAAGGAGTACGGTCCGGAAGACCGCCTGTACAAGTCGCGCGCGCAGGCCAGGCTCCAGGCACTCGGCAGGGGACGCACGACGGGCCGGCGATGA